A window of the Tunturibacter empetritectus genome harbors these coding sequences:
- a CDS encoding DoxX family membrane protein: MKSETGKVRLIITWFLRVLVGLLFLGIGIEKLTGTMGTIPFFNAIGWGQWFRYASGALDTAGALLVLVPRWTSYGALIITGTVGLGTVLCFTMGLFNPLFPLMMTLLAATLAWLAWIPNQQA, translated from the coding sequence ATGAAGTCAGAAACAGGTAAGGTGCGTCTCATCATCACCTGGTTTCTTAGAGTCCTCGTGGGCTTACTCTTCCTCGGCATCGGGATCGAAAAGCTCACCGGCACTATGGGAACAATCCCTTTCTTCAACGCAATCGGGTGGGGACAATGGTTCCGCTACGCCTCCGGAGCTCTGGATACAGCAGGCGCCCTGCTCGTGTTAGTGCCGCGCTGGACCTCCTACGGCGCTCTCATCATTACGGGAACGGTGGGTCTGGGAACCGTTCTGTGCTTCACGATGGGGCTTTTTAATCCCCTTTTTCCTCTCATGATGACTCTCCTGGCCGCAACGCTGGCGTGGCTCGCATGGATACCAAACCAGCAGGCATGA